CCAAACTATGAACGGAACGGTATCGTTGCAAGGAAGGATACTGCTCTTTGATTCCTTCCAATAAATCCGCTTCCTTTGACGGGATTTGAACTCCTCTAAGCCGATTCCGTTCTGCTACATGTGCAAAGCTGTGTAGAATCGTCTGGTGGCTAGGTATGACTTGTAGTAATTGTTTCACTTTCTCATTAATTATTTCATCTGAGCTTCCTTTCTCTCTCACATGGAAGGTATCCATATATGGAAGCAACTGTTCCGACAAGCGGACAAACTGTTGAAAAGGCAGCATTTCATCTGAGATAAGGTGGATGGTCATTCAACAATCTGCCAATCCTTTAAGATTGGATCATACCCTTTCTCTTTCAGCAATTCTCGAATGGCGTTAACAGAGCGCTCGTCGGAGATCTCGAATTGACTTTGCTGCGAATTCGGTTCTGTATAGCCTCCTACTTCTGTAGAAGAAGACGCAGACATCTTGGTCACACCAAGTGGGACGAGTGCATCACGGAAGGATGGGTTCTCACGCGTAGACAACGTAACCCCACTCCGCGGCATAAATAACCGATAGGCTAACAACGCTTGGACGAGATTGCGGTCTGTGACGTTGACACTTGGCTCATACCCACCAGCATTCGGACGAATCCGGGGAAATGACACACCGATTTCTGTATCTAAGTACCGGGACTGTAAATACGATGCATGCAATCCTGTAATGAACGTCTCCCGTCTCCAGTCATCAAGCCCCAATAAAGCCCCGATATTAACGGTTCTCATCCCTGCCTGACACCCTCGCTCTGGCGTATCAAGGCGATACTTGTAATCCCGCTTTGGCCCCTTCACATGAGTATCTTGATAAATTTCTTCATTATATACTTCTTGGTAGACCGTCAACCCATCGATTCCACTTTCGACAAGTTCCTCGTACTCATTTGTATGAAGCGGCTGGATTTCAATGCCCACTGAGGAGAAGTGTTTCTTCAACACTTCCATAGCATCCTTCAAATACTGGACTGATGAATGACGTCTCGATTCACCAGTCAGGAGAATAATGTGCTGGATGCCACGTTCCTTAATGGCACGTGCCTCTCGGTCAATTTCCTCCATTGTTAATATTCTTCGTGGGAACACATTGTCGATACTAAAGCTACAATACGTACACGTATTCACGCAGTAATCAGAGAGATACAATGGAAGAAAGAGCCCCATTGTCTTTCCGAAATGTTGCACCGTACGCTTATGCGCAAGCTGTGCCATCTCCTCTAAATGATTCTCTGCTGTAGGAGAGAGTAAGACGAAGTAGTCTTGAACGCTAAGACGGTCTTTCCGTAGCACCTGTTTCACTTCACCATCGGTCACCTGCATGAACTTGTCTTGCAGAGGTTGTTCATTTAACTCTTGTATAACTTGATAGAAACTCAAAAGATGACCCTCCTATGATAGAAATCCAGTAAGCGGTGAAGAAGCAGATGCCTCTTCTGATGGGGCTAGATGGCTATTTAAGTAAGCGATGCGACCAGCTCTAACAGCTAAGTCAAAGGCTTTCGCCATCTCGACAGGATTTTGTGCAGTTGCAATCGCCGTATTAACCAAGACCGCATCTGCCCCCATCTCCATTGCTTCGGCTGCGTGGGATGGTTGACCAATCCCTGCATCTACAACAATTGGTACGTTGCTCTCATTAATAATGACCTGAATCATGCTCTTCATTTCTAATCCCCTGTTGGTACCAATTGGAGCTCCAAGAGGCATCACCGCTGCTGCTCCAGCCTTCTCTAGCCTTTTGGCCGTCATCAAATCCGGGCTCATATAAGGGAATACAATAAACCCCTCTTCAACGAGTCTTTCAGTTGCCCGAATTGTTTCTTCATTATCTGGCAATAAATATTTCTGATCTGAGATGACTTCAATCTTCACCCAATCTCCAAGTCCTGCGGCGCGTCCAAGTCTTGCGATTCTCACCGCTTCATCTGCCGTTCTTGCCCCTGATGTATTTGGCATATACGTAACGTGTTCAGGGATATCGTTGACCATGTACTGAAACTCCCCGCTTAAGTCAACACGACGAAGAGCTACGGTTACGACGTCTGAATTGGAAGAAAGAATCGCTTCCTTCATCGTTGTATGATTTGAGAACTTCCCTGTTCCAACAAACAGGCGACTCGTTAATTCCTGATTTCCAATCGTAAATGAATCGTTCATGCTGCATCTCCCCCTTTAAACTAACCCAACGAGAAAAAGCCCACCCTGATGGAGGGTGAGCTTCTTCCTTATGATATAAAGGGAGTACCTTATGATATCGATGACGGTCGAATGCTTCCCTCCGCTGGTGTTACCCAGATCAGGTTCAAAGGGTCAGACAGTGTCCTCTCAGCCGTAACCGGCTCCCCTAGCTAATCTCATATGAGCTTGTACATTCACTATAACAAATTCCAAATCATGTTAAAACCCAAATTTAGTATAATTTCACAAGTTTTGGGAACACTATGTTCAATTGAAAAGCAGAAAAGGCTACACACGAAAGCTTGTCATGCCATACAATGGTTATAGTACTTCATCCTATACCGAGGTGATTCGATGTTTGAACCGACAATCTTCTATAATCAGAGTCAGTCACACATGACGTTTGAGGATGTAGCGCAACAAATTCGTATGTTTATACAAGAGAACCCTGCCACTGAATACAAGCTCTCAATCGGAACCGATTCCCACGTCCACCGCGACTATACCCGCTTTATCACCGCCATCCATGTCCACCGAGTTGGTAAAGGAGCTTGGGGATGCCTACGTAACTACACCATCCCAAGAAGAGTCGACAGCCTTAAAGAGAAGATCTCAACGGAAACTTGGCTAAGCCAAGAGATTGCTTATCAATTTTCTTCCGGTGTATTAGAAGAACTATCCGAAATGTTGCTTCCTCATGAAGAAGATGGGGCGAATCTTTCCTTTGAAATTCACCTTGATATTGGTAGGAAAGGCTTAACGAAGAATTTAATTGCCGATATGACGAGAAGGATTGATGACATGGGCGTCACCGTTCGTATCAAGCCAGACTCCTATGCCGCTTCAAGCTACGCAAACCGGTACACGAAATAATAGACGGCCACCCCGCAGGTACGGTTTGCTTCACCTACTTACCACCCCTACGATCAATACAATAAATCTTACTATAATGAAAAAAACGTTCTAATCCCTCTCACTCTTACATGTAATGGAAAGAGACAAGCCATTCATGAGAGGGAGATGGGACTTGATTGGTACCATAGTTGGTTACATTGTGCTCGGCTTATCCATTGCAGCCCCAGTCGGTCCTATTAACGTAGAAATGATTAACCGAGGAATGAGATATGGGTTTTGGCCTGCCTTTTTAGTAGGGTGTGGAGGGATGACGTCTGATATTCTTCTTATGGCACTCATGTTTGTAGGACTTTCAAATGTGCTGCTTATTGGATGGGTGAA
This portion of the Pontibacillus halophilus JSM 076056 = DSM 19796 genome encodes:
- a CDS encoding thiamine phosphate synthase → MTIHLISDEMLPFQQFVRLSEQLLPYMDTFHVREKGSSDEIINEKVKQLLQVIPSHQTILHSFAHVAERNRLRGVQIPSKEADLLEGIKEQYPSLQRYRSVHSLEEAKRAEADGATCLVYGHVFMTRSKQGQQGRGLQSLSELVETVSIPVVAIGGITPERVKEVASFGASGIAVMSGILRATDPVETAKQYREEWEKCKSL
- a CDS encoding ribonuclease H-like YkuK family protein; translated protein: MFEPTIFYNQSQSHMTFEDVAQQIRMFIQENPATEYKLSIGTDSHVHRDYTRFITAIHVHRVGKGAWGCLRNYTIPRRVDSLKEKISTETWLSQEIAYQFSSGVLEELSEMLLPHEEDGANLSFEIHLDIGRKGLTKNLIADMTRRIDDMGVTVRIKPDSYAASSYANRYTK
- the thiH gene encoding 2-iminoacetate synthase ThiH translates to MSFYQVIQELNEQPLQDKFMQVTDGEVKQVLRKDRLSVQDYFVLLSPTAENHLEEMAQLAHKRTVQHFGKTMGLFLPLYLSDYCVNTCTYCSFSIDNVFPRRILTMEEIDREARAIKERGIQHIILLTGESRRHSSVQYLKDAMEVLKKHFSSVGIEIQPLHTNEYEELVESGIDGLTVYQEVYNEEIYQDTHVKGPKRDYKYRLDTPERGCQAGMRTVNIGALLGLDDWRRETFITGLHASYLQSRYLDTEIGVSFPRIRPNAGGYEPSVNVTDRNLVQALLAYRLFMPRSGVTLSTRENPSFRDALVPLGVTKMSASSSTEVGGYTEPNSQQSQFEISDERSVNAIRELLKEKGYDPILKDWQIVE
- a CDS encoding thiazole synthase; its protein translation is MNDSFTIGNQELTSRLFVGTGKFSNHTTMKEAILSSNSDVVTVALRRVDLSGEFQYMVNDIPEHVTYMPNTSGARTADEAVRIARLGRAAGLGDWVKIEVISDQKYLLPDNEETIRATERLVEEGFIVFPYMSPDLMTAKRLEKAGAAAVMPLGAPIGTNRGLEMKSMIQVIINESNVPIVVDAGIGQPSHAAEAMEMGADAVLVNTAIATAQNPVEMAKAFDLAVRAGRIAYLNSHLAPSEEASASSPLTGFLS